In Verrucomicrobiota bacterium, the following are encoded in one genomic region:
- a CDS encoding transposase, with protein LSEGLNSRIQAIKSSARGFHHFHSYRTRILFFLGKLDLSPIKI; from the coding sequence ACTGAGCGAAGGCCTCAACAGCCGCATCCAAGCCATCAAATCCTCAGCCAGAGGCTTCCACCACTTCCACTCCTACAGAACCCGCATCCTCTTCTTCCTCGGCAAACTCGACCTATCACCCATTAAAATTTGA